Proteins from a genomic interval of Motacilla alba alba isolate MOTALB_02 chromosome 11, Motacilla_alba_V1.0_pri, whole genome shotgun sequence:
- the TMEM170A gene encoding transmembrane protein 170A → MDGGEAGGGGGGLLQQILSLRLVPRVGNGTTTYSSPLSTFPEMWYGVFLWALVSSLAFHVPAALLALFTLRHHKYGRFMSVSVLLMGIVGPITAGTLTSAAIAGVYRAAGKKMIPFEALIFGVGQTFCVVVVSFLRILATL, encoded by the exons ATGGACGGCGGCGAAGCGGGCGGCGGTGGCggggggctcctgcagcagatcCTCAGCCTTCGCCTCGTGCCCCGCGTGGGCAATGGCACCACCACCTACTCCAGCCCGCTCTCCACCTTCCCAG AGATGTGGTACGGCGTCTTCCTGTGGGCACTCGTCTCCTCCCTTGCCTTCCACGTCCCGGCCGCGTTGCTCGCCCTGTTCACGCTCCGGCACCACAAGTACGGCAGGTTCATGTCCGTGAGCGTCCTGCTGATGGGCATCGTGGGACCCATCACCGCCGGCACCCTCACAA GTGCTGCCATTGCTGGAGTTTACAGAGCTGCGGGGAAGAAAATGATTCCCTTTGAGGCCCTCATTTTTGGCGTGGGCCAGACGTTCTGTGTGGTGGTGGTTTCCTTCCTGCGCATTCTGGCCACTCTGTAG